One part of the Esox lucius isolate fEsoLuc1 chromosome 10, fEsoLuc1.pri, whole genome shotgun sequence genome encodes these proteins:
- the psmg2 gene encoding proteasome assembly chaperone 2, whose protein sequence is MFVSAECTPLSFKDFILIMPAVSVGNVGQLAVDLIVSTLNMCRVGYLHTDCLIPMAGNNPYATSAENANDLSTSAEVYSSPDLKLAVLQIRSPIIQKKSKKFRKLLVSWMKTSGFSRTVVLSSSHAYQRDDQQLLGTPLRYLLTPSMQKETGDHLKEMDWKEMETVSAFPGVSDSEQRLCIPGGGVTKGLFTASCAEDIPLAIVLIFCSEGDNIPDAFTLLNHLNTWLHLVETPIQTQPKWRIPASWRLLFGSGLPPALF, encoded by the exons ATGTTTGTTTCGGCTGAATGCACTCCACTGAGTTTCAAAGACTTTATCTTAATTATG CCAGCAGTTTCTGTAGGAAATGTGGGACAGCTCGCGGTGGACCTGATCGTTTCTACACTCAACATGTGTCGAGTCGGATACTTGCACACAGACTGCCTGATCCCTATGGCAGGGAACAACCCCTATGCTACATCTGCAGAAAACGCTAACGATCTCAGTACCAGTGCGGAAG TGTATTCCTCTCCGGACTTGAAGTTGGCAGTTCTTCAGATCCGAAGCCCAATAATTCAG AAAAAATCCAAGAAGTTCCGTAAACTGCTGGTTTCTTGGATGAAAACCAGTGGTTTCTCCAGAACGGTTGTGTTGTCCAGCAGTCATGCGTACCAGAGAGACGACCAACAGCTGCTGGG CACCCCCCTGCGTTACCTGCTGACCCCCTCCATGCAGAAGGAGACCGGTGACCATCTGAAGGAGATGGACTggaaggagatggagacagtATCAGCTTTCCCTGGAGTCAGCGACTCAGAGCAGCGTCTCTGCATACCTGGGGGGGGTGTCACTAAGGGCCTGTTCACTGCCAG CTGTGCTGAGGACATTCCTCTGGCGATTGTTCTGATCTTCTGCTCAGAGGGAGACAACATCCCAGATGCCTTCACTCTCCTCAACCACCTCAACACCTGGCTCCACCTGGTGGAGACACCT ATCCAGACACAGCCAAAATGGAGAATACCTGCGTCGTGGAGGCTTCTCTTCGGGAGTGGTCTCCCCCCTGCTCTCTTCTGA
- the ptpn2b gene encoding tyrosine-protein phosphatase non-receptor type 2 isoform X3 codes for MAEAQRSYILTQGPLRNTCGHFWLMIWEQKTKAVIMLNRVIEKGSEKCAQYWPTTDKRELSFEDTRFLVTLLSEDVKSYYTTRLLELRNTNTGETREIYHFHYTTWPDFGVPESPAFFLNFLFKVRESGSLGVEHGPAVVHCSAGIGRSGTFSLVDTCLVLMDKRKDPSSVDIKAVLLDMRKYRMGLIQTPDQLRFSYRAVLEGAKCIMGDSSIVQKMWCELSKEDQQPVSGCESSPPVQLTSKCSPEKYNGSRVSLGEEGGDSELGGRKTESPYKEQDGDVSTANARKRPRDEWLSNSTMKQADPKHITPRITSSEKKRKRARTSDS; via the exons ATGGCAGAAGCCCAGAGGAGTTACATTCTAACTCAG GGTCCTCTAAGGAACACATGTGGTCACTTCTGGTTGATGATCTGGGAACAGAAGACCAAGGCTGTAATCATGCTGAACAGAGTCATAGAGAAGGGATCA GAAAAGTGTGCTCAGTATTGGCCGACAACAGACAAGCGTGAGCTGTCTTTCGAAGATACACGGTTCCTGGTAACGCTATTATCAGAGGACGTCAAATCCTACTACACAACCAGATTACTGGAGCTGCGAAACACTAAC ACAGGGGAGACGAGGGAGATTTACCACTTCCACTACACCACATGGCCTGACTTTGGTGTACCAGAATCCCCAGCCTTCTTCCTCAACTTCCTCTTCAAGGTGCGGGAGTCTGGCTCTCTGGGGGTGGAGCATGGCCCGGCGGTTGTGCACTGCAGCGCTGGGATTGGCCGCTCAGGGACCTTCTCATTGGTCGACACATGTCTGGTCCTG ATGGACAAGAGGAAAGACCCATCCTCTGTGGACATCAAGGCAGTTCTGCTTGACATGAGGAAGTACCGGATGGGTCTGATCCAGACTCCTGACCAGCTCCGTTTCTCTTACCGGGCTGTCTTGGAGGGGGCCAAGTGCATCATGGGAGACTCCTCCATAGTACAG AAGATGTGGTGTGAACTGTCTAAAGAGGATCAGCAACCGGTTTCTGGTTGTGAATCCAGTCCACCCGTCCAGCTGACCTCCAAGTGTTCTCCGGAGAAGTACAATGGCAGCCGGGTGTccctgggggaggaggggggggacTCTGAGCTGGGGGGGAGGAAGACGGAGTCACCATATAAGGAACAGGATGGGGACGTGAGCACAGCTAA TGCTCGTAAGAGACCCAGAGACGAGTGGCTGTCAAACTCCACAATGAAACAAGCGGACCCCAAGCACATTACTCCCAGGATTACTTCATCTGAAAAGAAGAGGAAAAG GGCAAGAACCAGTGACAGCTAA
- the seh1l gene encoding nucleoporin SEH1 isoform X1, whose translation MFLARSIAADHKDLIHDVSYDFHGRRMATCSSDQSVKVWDKSENGEWICTANWKTHSGSVWRVTWAHPEFGQVLASCSFDRTAAVWEEIVGESSDKQRGLRHWIKRTTLVDSRTSVTDVKFAPKHMGLMLTTCSADGVVRIYEAPDVMNLSQWSLQHEISCKLSSSCISWNPSSSRVHPPMIAVGSDDSSAVYSGKVQIYEYIDHTRKYAKAETLMTVTDPVHDLAFAPNLGRSFHVLAIATKDVRIFKLIPMRRDATHSSTPTKLEIQVLAQFDNHNSQVWRVSWNITSTLLASSGDDGCVRLWKANYMDNWKCTAILRGDGIPVNCSHDVVSQQSLLTASSAERRKLS comes from the exons ATGTTTTTAGCTCGTAGTATTGCAGCGGACCACAAGGACCTGATTCATGATGTTTCCTATGATTTCCATGGCCGGAGAATGGCCACTTGCTCCAGTGATCAAAGTGTCAAG GTTTGGGACAAGAGTGAAAATGGGGAATGGATCTGCACTGCCAACTGGAAG ACCCACAGTGGATCAGTATGGCGGGTGACCTGGGCTCACCCAGAGTTTGGTCAGGTCCTGGCTTCCTGCTCCTTTGACCGGACAGCTGCTGTATGGGAGGAGATTGTTGGGGAGTCTAGTGACAAACAGAGAGGACTCCGTCACTGG ATCAAGAGGACCACTTTGGTTGACAGCAGGACGTCTGTGACAGATGTCAAGTTCGCTCCTAAACACATGGGTCTGATGCTGACGACATGCTCAGCGGATGGGGTGGTGAGGATCTACGAGGCTCCAGACGTGATGAACCTCAGCCAGTGGTCCCTGCAGCACGAGATCTCCTGCAAACTCAGCTCCAGCTGCATCTCCTGGAACCCCTCCAG CTCTCGTGTTCACCCTCCCATGATAGCAGTAGGCTCTGATGACAGCAGTGCTGTGTACAGTGGGAAGGTCCAGATCTATGAATACATTGACCACACAAG GAAGTACGCCAAAGCCGAGACCCTGATGACTGTGACCGATCCAGTTCATGACTTGGCCTTTGCCCCAAACCTGGGCCGCTCCTTTCATGTACTTGCCATTGCCACCAAAGATGTTCGCATCTTTAAACTCATACCAATGAG GAGAGATGCTACACACTCTTCAACCCCCACCAAGCTGGAGATACAGGTCCTAGCCCAGTTTGACAACCACAACTCCCAAGTGTGGCGAGTCTCCTGGAACATCACCAGCACTCTGCTGGCCTCCTCAGGAGATGATGGCTGTGTCCGCCTCTGGAAAG cCAACTACATGGATAACTGGAAATGTACTGCCATTCTGAGAGGAGATGGTATCCCAGTGAACTGTAGTCATGATGTGGTCTCCCAGCAATCCCTGCTGACAGCCTCCTCTGCTGAAAG AAGAAAGCTCAGCTGA
- the seh1l gene encoding nucleoporin SEH1 isoform X2 encodes MFLARSIAADHKDLIHDVSYDFHGRRMATCSSDQSVKVWDKSENGEWICTANWKTHSGSVWRVTWAHPEFGQVLASCSFDRTAAVWEEIVGESSDKQRGLRHWIKRTTLVDSRTSVTDVKFAPKHMGLMLTTCSADGVVRIYEAPDVMNLSQWSLQHEISCKLSSSCISWNPSSSRVHPPMIAVGSDDSSAVYSGKVQIYEYIDHTRKYAKAETLMTVTDPVHDLAFAPNLGRSFHVLAIATKDVRIFKLIPMRRDATHSSTPTKLEIQVLAQFDNHNSQVWRVSWNITSTLLASSGDDGCVRLWKANYMDNWKCTAILRGDGIPVNCSHDVVSQQSLLTASSAERF; translated from the exons ATGTTTTTAGCTCGTAGTATTGCAGCGGACCACAAGGACCTGATTCATGATGTTTCCTATGATTTCCATGGCCGGAGAATGGCCACTTGCTCCAGTGATCAAAGTGTCAAG GTTTGGGACAAGAGTGAAAATGGGGAATGGATCTGCACTGCCAACTGGAAG ACCCACAGTGGATCAGTATGGCGGGTGACCTGGGCTCACCCAGAGTTTGGTCAGGTCCTGGCTTCCTGCTCCTTTGACCGGACAGCTGCTGTATGGGAGGAGATTGTTGGGGAGTCTAGTGACAAACAGAGAGGACTCCGTCACTGG ATCAAGAGGACCACTTTGGTTGACAGCAGGACGTCTGTGACAGATGTCAAGTTCGCTCCTAAACACATGGGTCTGATGCTGACGACATGCTCAGCGGATGGGGTGGTGAGGATCTACGAGGCTCCAGACGTGATGAACCTCAGCCAGTGGTCCCTGCAGCACGAGATCTCCTGCAAACTCAGCTCCAGCTGCATCTCCTGGAACCCCTCCAG CTCTCGTGTTCACCCTCCCATGATAGCAGTAGGCTCTGATGACAGCAGTGCTGTGTACAGTGGGAAGGTCCAGATCTATGAATACATTGACCACACAAG GAAGTACGCCAAAGCCGAGACCCTGATGACTGTGACCGATCCAGTTCATGACTTGGCCTTTGCCCCAAACCTGGGCCGCTCCTTTCATGTACTTGCCATTGCCACCAAAGATGTTCGCATCTTTAAACTCATACCAATGAG GAGAGATGCTACACACTCTTCAACCCCCACCAAGCTGGAGATACAGGTCCTAGCCCAGTTTGACAACCACAACTCCCAAGTGTGGCGAGTCTCCTGGAACATCACCAGCACTCTGCTGGCCTCCTCAGGAGATGATGGCTGTGTCCGCCTCTGGAAAG cCAACTACATGGATAACTGGAAATGTACTGCCATTCTGAGAGGAGATGGTATCCCAGTGAACTGTAGTCATGATGTGGTCTCCCAGCAATCCCTGCTGACAGCCTCCTCTGCTGAAAGGTTTTAG
- the ptpn2b gene encoding tyrosine-protein phosphatase non-receptor type 2 isoform X2 codes for MDQEFEDMDSDSRWQSLYIDIRNQSHECPFKVAKYPENRNRNRYRDVNPFDHSRVKLENSENDYINASLVDMAEAQRSYILTQGPLRNTCGHFWLMIWEQKTKAVIMLNRVIEKGSEKCAQYWPTTDKRELSFEDTRFLVTLLSEDVKSYYTTRLLELRNTNTGETREIYHFHYTTWPDFGVPESPAFFLNFLFKVRESGSLGVEHGPAVVHCSAGIGRSGTFSLVDTCLVLMDKRKDPSSVDIKAVLLDMRKYRMGLIQTPDQLRFSYRAVLEGAKCIMGDSSIVQMWCELSKEDQQPVSGCESSPPVQLTSKCSPEKYNGSRVSLGEEGGDSELGGRKTESPYKEQDGDVSTANARKRPRDEWLSNSTMKQADPKHITPRITSSEKKRKRARTSDS; via the exons atggaCCAAGAATTCGAGGACATGGATTCCGATAGTCGGTGGCAGAGTTTATACATA GATATACGGAATCAGTCCCACGAATGCCCTTTCAAAGTCgcaaaatatccagaaaatcgcaACCGTAACAGGTACAGAGATGTCAATCCAT TCGACCACAGTCGGGTTAAACTGGAGAACTCTGAGAATGACTACATCAACGCCAGTCTGGTGGACATGGCAGAAGCCCAGAGGAGTTACATTCTAACTCAG GGTCCTCTAAGGAACACATGTGGTCACTTCTGGTTGATGATCTGGGAACAGAAGACCAAGGCTGTAATCATGCTGAACAGAGTCATAGAGAAGGGATCA GAAAAGTGTGCTCAGTATTGGCCGACAACAGACAAGCGTGAGCTGTCTTTCGAAGATACACGGTTCCTGGTAACGCTATTATCAGAGGACGTCAAATCCTACTACACAACCAGATTACTGGAGCTGCGAAACACTAAC ACAGGGGAGACGAGGGAGATTTACCACTTCCACTACACCACATGGCCTGACTTTGGTGTACCAGAATCCCCAGCCTTCTTCCTCAACTTCCTCTTCAAGGTGCGGGAGTCTGGCTCTCTGGGGGTGGAGCATGGCCCGGCGGTTGTGCACTGCAGCGCTGGGATTGGCCGCTCAGGGACCTTCTCATTGGTCGACACATGTCTGGTCCTG ATGGACAAGAGGAAAGACCCATCCTCTGTGGACATCAAGGCAGTTCTGCTTGACATGAGGAAGTACCGGATGGGTCTGATCCAGACTCCTGACCAGCTCCGTTTCTCTTACCGGGCTGTCTTGGAGGGGGCCAAGTGCATCATGGGAGACTCCTCCATAGTACAG ATGTGGTGTGAACTGTCTAAAGAGGATCAGCAACCGGTTTCTGGTTGTGAATCCAGTCCACCCGTCCAGCTGACCTCCAAGTGTTCTCCGGAGAAGTACAATGGCAGCCGGGTGTccctgggggaggaggggggggacTCTGAGCTGGGGGGGAGGAAGACGGAGTCACCATATAAGGAACAGGATGGGGACGTGAGCACAGCTAA TGCTCGTAAGAGACCCAGAGACGAGTGGCTGTCAAACTCCACAATGAAACAAGCGGACCCCAAGCACATTACTCCCAGGATTACTTCATCTGAAAAGAAGAGGAAAAG GGCAAGAACCAGTGACAGCTAA
- the ptpn2b gene encoding tyrosine-protein phosphatase non-receptor type 2 isoform X1 yields the protein MDQEFEDMDSDSRWQSLYIDIRNQSHECPFKVAKYPENRNRNRYRDVNPFDHSRVKLENSENDYINASLVDMAEAQRSYILTQGPLRNTCGHFWLMIWEQKTKAVIMLNRVIEKGSEKCAQYWPTTDKRELSFEDTRFLVTLLSEDVKSYYTTRLLELRNTNTGETREIYHFHYTTWPDFGVPESPAFFLNFLFKVRESGSLGVEHGPAVVHCSAGIGRSGTFSLVDTCLVLMDKRKDPSSVDIKAVLLDMRKYRMGLIQTPDQLRFSYRAVLEGAKCIMGDSSIVQKMWCELSKEDQQPVSGCESSPPVQLTSKCSPEKYNGSRVSLGEEGGDSELGGRKTESPYKEQDGDVSTANARKRPRDEWLSNSTMKQADPKHITPRITSSEKKRKRARTSDS from the exons atggaCCAAGAATTCGAGGACATGGATTCCGATAGTCGGTGGCAGAGTTTATACATA GATATACGGAATCAGTCCCACGAATGCCCTTTCAAAGTCgcaaaatatccagaaaatcgcaACCGTAACAGGTACAGAGATGTCAATCCAT TCGACCACAGTCGGGTTAAACTGGAGAACTCTGAGAATGACTACATCAACGCCAGTCTGGTGGACATGGCAGAAGCCCAGAGGAGTTACATTCTAACTCAG GGTCCTCTAAGGAACACATGTGGTCACTTCTGGTTGATGATCTGGGAACAGAAGACCAAGGCTGTAATCATGCTGAACAGAGTCATAGAGAAGGGATCA GAAAAGTGTGCTCAGTATTGGCCGACAACAGACAAGCGTGAGCTGTCTTTCGAAGATACACGGTTCCTGGTAACGCTATTATCAGAGGACGTCAAATCCTACTACACAACCAGATTACTGGAGCTGCGAAACACTAAC ACAGGGGAGACGAGGGAGATTTACCACTTCCACTACACCACATGGCCTGACTTTGGTGTACCAGAATCCCCAGCCTTCTTCCTCAACTTCCTCTTCAAGGTGCGGGAGTCTGGCTCTCTGGGGGTGGAGCATGGCCCGGCGGTTGTGCACTGCAGCGCTGGGATTGGCCGCTCAGGGACCTTCTCATTGGTCGACACATGTCTGGTCCTG ATGGACAAGAGGAAAGACCCATCCTCTGTGGACATCAAGGCAGTTCTGCTTGACATGAGGAAGTACCGGATGGGTCTGATCCAGACTCCTGACCAGCTCCGTTTCTCTTACCGGGCTGTCTTGGAGGGGGCCAAGTGCATCATGGGAGACTCCTCCATAGTACAG AAGATGTGGTGTGAACTGTCTAAAGAGGATCAGCAACCGGTTTCTGGTTGTGAATCCAGTCCACCCGTCCAGCTGACCTCCAAGTGTTCTCCGGAGAAGTACAATGGCAGCCGGGTGTccctgggggaggaggggggggacTCTGAGCTGGGGGGGAGGAAGACGGAGTCACCATATAAGGAACAGGATGGGGACGTGAGCACAGCTAA TGCTCGTAAGAGACCCAGAGACGAGTGGCTGTCAAACTCCACAATGAAACAAGCGGACCCCAAGCACATTACTCCCAGGATTACTTCATCTGAAAAGAAGAGGAAAAG GGCAAGAACCAGTGACAGCTAA